The following proteins are co-located in the Legionella busanensis genome:
- a CDS encoding MFS transporter, translating to MDKSNQARTMIILLFALNFLSYIDRSAMAYAIPVITSSLRINSYLIGLILGSFGIGYFITTFLGGVFVDKYGSKRVLLLSTLIWTCSMGLTGLATGFYSLYLARFGLGAGEGPSFPAVARTVSDWIPLRSRCQALANSLFAVPLSLAIGAPVVTFLITYLGWRLMFLVLAVLVLLWWPFCYLFFLDKSKDNKVAKATLLTSTKEDKYYFFKNKTLLSNAWGFFVYGYSMFFFLTWLPDFLASTYHLSVKQIGLFSILPWILATLFLWLGGYLSDLLYNKTKSLRYARSYLILAGQLFTLLSLLVILTFKDLTVILIAISFAVAFNLSNNTPFYAINMDVSAKRAGTSLGFMNSMFAIAGFLAPTITGAAVQLSGNFYTAFLLMGLLTLSAIISILLFHHPDKALSKA from the coding sequence ATGGATAAATCGAATCAAGCTCGAACAATGATTATATTACTTTTTGCTTTAAATTTTCTTAGCTATATTGACCGTTCAGCAATGGCTTATGCCATTCCAGTCATTACCAGCTCTTTAAGAATAAATAGCTATCTTATTGGATTAATACTTGGAAGTTTTGGTATAGGGTATTTTATCACGACTTTTTTAGGGGGCGTGTTTGTCGATAAATATGGTTCAAAACGAGTGCTATTGCTATCTACGTTAATATGGACATGTTCTATGGGATTAACGGGACTCGCCACTGGATTTTATTCACTTTATCTGGCACGTTTTGGCCTTGGTGCTGGTGAAGGGCCAAGCTTTCCTGCTGTTGCCAGAACAGTGAGTGATTGGATCCCTTTACGTTCACGTTGCCAAGCTTTAGCAAATTCTCTTTTTGCTGTTCCTCTTTCTTTAGCTATAGGTGCGCCAGTGGTTACCTTTCTAATCACATACCTTGGCTGGCGCCTTATGTTCTTAGTACTTGCCGTCTTAGTATTATTATGGTGGCCCTTTTGTTATTTATTCTTTTTAGATAAATCAAAGGACAATAAAGTCGCTAAAGCCACTTTATTAACTTCGACTAAGGAAGATAAATATTATTTTTTTAAAAATAAAACGCTTCTAAGCAATGCTTGGGGGTTTTTTGTTTATGGATACTCTATGTTTTTCTTTTTAACTTGGTTGCCTGATTTCTTAGCTAGCACCTATCATTTAAGTGTTAAACAAATAGGCCTATTTTCTATTCTACCTTGGATTTTAGCTACTCTTTTTCTATGGTTAGGTGGCTATCTTTCAGATTTACTATATAATAAGACAAAATCTCTACGATATGCGCGATCTTATTTGATTTTAGCAGGTCAGCTATTTACTCTTCTATCGCTATTGGTGATTTTGACTTTTAAGGATTTAACTGTCATTTTAATTGCCATTTCTTTTGCAGTGGCTTTTAATCTTAGTAATAACACACCTTTTTATGCAATTAATATGGATGTATCAGCCAAACGCGCCGGTACTTCATTAGGCTTTATGAATTCCATGTTTGCTATTGCAGGATTTTTAGCGCCAACCATAACCGGTGCTGCCGTGCAATTAAGCGGAAATTTTTATACTGCTTTTTTATTAATGGGCCTCCTAACCTTATCGGCGATTATTAGCATTTTACTCTTTCATCATCCGGATAAAGCTCTATCAAAAGCTTAG